One segment of Meriones unguiculatus strain TT.TT164.6M chromosome 3, Bangor_MerUng_6.1, whole genome shotgun sequence DNA contains the following:
- the LOC132653179 gene encoding Friend virus susceptibility protein 1-like — protein sequence MAERVLVPAQIGRGDRYYTYTELLAISQRFKQNPNELMVTWILRVYDQGGSALSLNSGELGLLGDLTHDAIFNYRCKALQVAGCQTLLSWLLQAWRQRWESSLHFEATELPFRPWTTMEEGIQLVRELGMIEWIYLDPEGPVDLEDVAFTQGLQRRLFTAAPSELRLSLVSLLVRGMTVLEAVMEIQTIADVGLLWRQSHPGRTKLMLGPNPTRKDLLGWLLSHGVPLEQVDRQPTKVLLELYIKEAKRSRGHPNYGLAEEQPPPPPPHSD from the coding sequence ATGGCAGAGAGAGTGCTGGTGCCTGCCCAGATAGGCCGGGGGGACCGCTACTACACGTACACGGAGCTGTTGGCTATTTCACAACGTTTCAAGCAGAATCCCAATGAGCTCATGGTCACCTGGATCCTGCGGGTATATGACCAGGGAGGCTCTGCCCTGTCCCTAAATTCTGGAGAGCTGGGTCTGCTGGGTGACCTCACCCATGATGCCATCTTTAACTACCGTTGCAAGGCCCTGCAAGTGGCTGGCTGCCAGACACTGCTAAGCTGGCTGTTGCAGGCCTGGCGCCAGCGCTGGGAGTCCTCCCTGCATTTTGAGGCCACTGAGCTGCCCTTCAGGCCTTGGACCACCATGGAGGAAGGAATCCAGCTGGTGCGTGAACTGGGCATGATTGAGTGGATCTACCTTGacccagaggggcctgtggacCTGGAGGATGTGGCCTTTACTCAGGGCCTGCAGCGACGCCTGTTCACAGCAGCACCCTCTGAGTTGCGGCTCTCGTTGGTCAGCCTGCTGGTGCGTGGCATGACAGTATTAGAGGCTGTGATGGAGATCCAGACCATTGCTGATGTGGGCCTGCTGTGGCGCCAGAGCCATCCAGGCCGCACCAAGCTCATGCTGGGGCCTAACCCAACTCGAAAGGACCTCCTAGGCTGGCTGCTCAGCCACGGCGTGCCCTTGGAGCAGGTGGACAGGCAGCCCACCAAGGTGCTTCTGGAACTGTACATCAAAGAAGCCAAGCGCAGTCGTGGCCACCCCAATTATGGGCTGGCTGAGGAGCagcctccacccccccccccccactccgaCTAG